A single Planktothrix serta PCC 8927 DNA region contains:
- a CDS encoding type II toxin-antitoxin system VapC family toxin: MSETVYIETSVLGYLTARPSRDLVVAANIEITREWWDTRRSAFQLYSSQAVVKETSQGDTEIASRRLEIISNLALLDLSQSVLDLAEQFLERSSLPAKADVDAVHIAAATVHGMDYLLTWNCKHIANAQIQRKLAEISLDLGYELPILCTPYELLGD, encoded by the coding sequence ATGAGTGAAACTGTCTACATCGAAACGAGTGTTTTAGGCTATCTCACTGCTCGACCTAGCAGAGATCTGGTTGTGGCTGCCAATATCGAGATAACAAGGGAATGGTGGGATACGCGCCGCAGTGCTTTCCAACTCTACTCCTCCCAAGCAGTTGTAAAAGAAACTTCACAGGGAGATACCGAAATCGCATCTCGACGACTCGAAATCATTTCCAACCTCGCGTTACTCGATTTAAGCCAATCTGTACTTGATTTAGCAGAGCAATTTTTGGAACGCAGTAGCCTTCCCGCAAAAGCTGATGTTGACGCTGTTCATATTGCAGCCGCAACTGTTCACGGTATGGATTACCTACTCACATGGAACTGTAAGCACATTGCCAATGCTCAAATTCAAAGAAAACTGGCAGAGATTAGTCTTGATTTGGGATACGAGTTGCCTATTCTTTGTACACCCTATGAACTTCTTGGAGATTGA
- a CDS encoding clan AA aspartic protease, with protein sequence MISGIVADGHPIITIPFRIPNRADFPIEFVIDTGFTDELCLPPEAVALLNLPFRYDMRANLADNSRVMLPVHRAIIVWNGEEREARVFATGRRPLVGTALLDSHELVIQFTEGGLITIDEL encoded by the coding sequence GTGATTTCAGGGATTGTGGCTGATGGACACCCGATTATTACCATCCCATTTCGGATTCCAAATCGCGCTGACTTCCCCATTGAATTCGTGATAGACACAGGATTTACCGATGAGCTTTGTTTACCACCTGAAGCAGTGGCACTACTGAATCTCCCCTTCAGATACGATATGCGTGCGAATTTGGCAGACAACAGCCGAGTGATGTTGCCTGTTCATAGAGCAATTATTGTCTGGAACGGAGAGGAGCGAGAAGCTCGTGTATTTGCGACAGGGCGACGACCTCTAGTTGGAACTGCTTTATTGGATAGCCATGAGCTTGTGATCCAATTTACGGAAGGTGGGTTGATAACGATTGATGAGTTGTAG
- a CDS encoding BglII/BstYI family type II restriction endonuclease, with the protein MGTQLLPQSVQDKYEIHEWKHACAILSGDFKTEWQDIIDLLDQFCLCKSWLTVGGGRKSQVSESIDNFLYNRGWVEKKFATSVTVDEDIMDSPTHKVDCYKNRIALEIEWNNKDPFFDRDLNNFRLLFDLRAISVGVIITRCDHLQDIFNMLGRGNSYGASTTHMSKLLQRIKGGSGGGCPILVFGITEKLYSQNC; encoded by the coding sequence ATGGGCACTCAGCTATTACCGCAGTCTGTTCAGGATAAATATGAAATTCATGAATGGAAACACGCTTGTGCAATACTCTCCGGGGATTTCAAAACTGAATGGCAAGACATCATAGACTTGCTTGATCAGTTCTGTCTTTGTAAAAGTTGGCTTACTGTTGGTGGTGGAAGAAAATCACAGGTATCAGAATCTATTGATAACTTTTTATACAATCGAGGTTGGGTTGAGAAAAAATTCGCAACATCTGTAACAGTAGATGAGGATATCATGGATTCTCCAACTCATAAAGTGGATTGTTACAAGAATAGAATTGCACTAGAAATTGAATGGAACAACAAAGACCCCTTCTTTGATCGTGACCTTAATAACTTCCGTCTTCTATTTGACTTGCGGGCAATCAGTGTTGGTGTAATCATCACAAGATGTGACCATCTTCAAGATATCTTTAATATGCTGGGGCGTGGTAATTCATATGGCGCCTCGACTACGCATATGTCTAAACTGCTACAAAGAATCAAGGGCGGTAGTGGTGGTGGATGTCCTATTCTTGTCTTTGGGATAACTGAAAAGCTCTATTCGCAAAATTGCTAG
- a CDS encoding CPBP family intramembrane glutamic endopeptidase, with translation MTFSKKLFIVLEFAGLVGVLSLLATPPLLIAGAELPLPVETLQFLSLIQPFILLSIAVFIGVKLAHKVNLFAPGFEAIASGNSPFLALKPQVIPGLIGGIITGLILPLMFYLGKPFFPEDFIKNATQFSPNLSILTRLFYGGITEEILLRWGLMTLLVWITWRFFQNRQGTPKNWGVGLAIFLSSILFALGHIPIALYLTQQPNLALLIYIIGANSFFGLIAGYLYWKKGLESAMIAHVFSHVIMIILSSFDYP, from the coding sequence ATGACTTTCTCAAAAAAGCTGTTTATCGTTTTGGAGTTTGCGGGTTTAGTGGGGGTATTGTCTCTATTAGCCACACCTCCACTCTTAATCGCAGGTGCAGAACTTCCCCTTCCGGTAGAAACACTGCAATTCCTCAGTCTGATTCAACCCTTTATTCTATTATCAATTGCGGTATTTATAGGAGTAAAACTTGCTCATAAAGTTAATTTATTTGCACCCGGATTTGAAGCGATCGCCTCTGGAAACTCTCCCTTCTTAGCCTTAAAACCCCAAGTTATTCCCGGTTTAATTGGGGGGATAATTACCGGGTTAATATTACCTTTAATGTTTTACTTAGGAAAACCCTTTTTTCCAGAGGATTTTATCAAAAATGCCACACAATTTAGTCCTAATCTTTCTATTCTAACTCGTCTATTTTATGGAGGAATTACAGAAGAAATATTATTGAGATGGGGACTGATGACGCTTTTGGTTTGGATAACTTGGCGGTTCTTTCAAAATAGACAGGGAACACCTAAGAATTGGGGGGTAGGATTAGCAATTTTTCTGTCTTCTATCCTATTTGCTTTAGGTCATATCCCCATCGCTCTTTACTTAACACAACAGCCAAATTTAGCCCTTCTGATTTATATTATCGGTGCTAACTCTTTCTTTGGCTTAATTGCAGGTTATCTTTATTGGAAAAAAGGTTTAGAATCGGCCATGATTGCTCATGTTTTTTCCCATGTCATCATGATCATTCTGAGCTCGTTCGATTATCCTTAA
- the glyS gene encoding glycine--tRNA ligase subunit beta has translation MVSFLLEVGTEELPATFVETAIQQWKQKIPASLKEQFLSFESVQVLGTPRRLAVLIEGLPSQQPDREEEIKGPPASTAFKDGKPTPAAEGFIKKQGVTLENLEIRPTSKGDFVFVLKKIPGRLTAEILAELTSEWITKLEGKRFMRWGDGDLKFPRPIRWLITLLDDQILPVTLVSGSEIVKSDRISQGHRVLHPEKISISHAKTYAESLKQGFIEVDPQDRIQTIQKEVEIAANSVGGKAEIPEDLLAEVVNLVEWPTAVVGTFDQEFLNLPAEVIKTVMVTHQRYFPVLTTETQNSSPLKPYFITISNGDPAKSDLIAAGNERVIRARLADGQFFYKSDLKTPLESYLPALEAVTFQEDLGSVRDKVNRIGKIANWIADQLNVSESDRNLIQRAALLCKADLVTQMVYEFPELQGVMGEKYAREGGEPEAVATAIFEHYLPRNATDNLPQTLVGQVVGLADKLDTLVSIFGLGMLPTGSSDPFALRRAANAVINIIWSADLPLNLYQLLKQISADFVNTFPNAMLGLTHQLDDFFLQRIRTLLQDEKAIDYDLVNAILGENDLEYKERALQDLLDVRDRALFLQTIRKDGTLDQIYETVNRSTRLAKQGDLDTLELQPETKVKPDLFQKSSEQEFYQALVQLVPKTQASQATRNYRQLVEALSEITPTVSSFFDGPESVLVMDDDPNIQRNRLNLLGLLRNHARVLADFGAIVKS, from the coding sequence ATGGTTAGTTTTTTACTCGAAGTAGGTACAGAAGAATTACCAGCAACCTTTGTAGAAACCGCTATTCAACAGTGGAAACAGAAAATTCCTGCGAGTCTCAAAGAACAGTTTTTAAGCTTTGAGTCCGTTCAAGTATTGGGAACACCGCGACGGTTAGCCGTATTAATTGAGGGACTTCCTAGCCAACAACCTGACCGCGAAGAAGAAATTAAAGGCCCCCCAGCGTCTACCGCTTTTAAAGATGGAAAACCCACTCCGGCGGCGGAAGGATTTATTAAAAAACAGGGAGTCACATTAGAAAATTTAGAAATTCGTCCGACTTCTAAAGGCGATTTTGTCTTTGTTTTAAAGAAAATTCCCGGTCGATTAACCGCAGAAATTTTAGCCGAATTAACATCAGAATGGATTACTAAATTAGAAGGAAAACGATTTATGCGTTGGGGGGATGGAGATTTAAAATTTCCCCGTCCGATTCGTTGGTTAATTACCTTATTAGATGATCAAATTTTACCTGTTACATTAGTTAGTGGTTCCGAAATAGTTAAAAGCGATCGCATTTCCCAAGGACATCGAGTATTACATCCTGAAAAAATCTCAATTTCCCATGCTAAAACCTACGCAGAATCTCTGAAACAAGGCTTTATTGAAGTTGACCCCCAAGACCGGATTCAGACGATTCAAAAAGAAGTTGAAATTGCTGCTAATAGTGTTGGGGGAAAAGCAGAAATTCCCGAAGATTTATTAGCAGAAGTTGTTAATTTAGTGGAATGGCCGACGGCCGTTGTCGGAACTTTTGATCAAGAATTTTTGAATTTACCTGCTGAAGTGATTAAAACCGTCATGGTAACGCATCAACGGTATTTTCCAGTATTAACAACAGAAACTCAAAATTCATCGCCCTTAAAACCCTATTTTATCACGATTTCTAATGGAGATCCTGCCAAATCCGATCTGATTGCAGCCGGAAATGAACGGGTTATCCGGGCAAGGTTAGCTGATGGGCAATTTTTCTATAAATCCGATTTAAAAACGCCTTTAGAAAGCTATTTACCTGCGTTAGAAGCGGTAACATTTCAAGAGGATTTAGGTTCAGTTCGAGATAAAGTTAATCGCATTGGTAAAATTGCTAATTGGATTGCCGATCAACTAAATGTTAGTGAATCAGATCGTAATTTAATACAACGGGCTGCTTTATTATGTAAGGCGGATTTAGTCACCCAAATGGTGTATGAATTCCCTGAATTGCAAGGAGTTATGGGGGAAAAATATGCCCGTGAAGGAGGAGAACCGGAAGCGGTAGCAACGGCGATTTTTGAACATTATTTACCCCGAAATGCTACGGATAATTTACCCCAAACCTTAGTCGGTCAAGTCGTCGGTTTAGCGGATAAACTCGATACTTTAGTTAGTATTTTTGGCTTGGGAATGTTACCCACAGGTTCCTCTGATCCCTTTGCCTTACGTCGGGCTGCGAATGCGGTGATTAATATTATTTGGTCGGCGGATTTACCTTTGAATCTCTATCAACTTCTCAAACAAATTTCGGCGGATTTTGTCAATACATTTCCCAATGCAATGTTAGGGTTAACCCATCAATTAGATGACTTTTTCCTGCAACGCATTCGGACGTTATTACAGGATGAAAAAGCCATTGATTATGACTTAGTTAATGCTATTTTAGGAGAAAATGATCTCGAATATAAAGAACGGGCGTTACAGGACTTATTAGATGTCCGAGATCGAGCGTTATTCCTACAAACTATCCGTAAAGATGGTACCTTAGACCAAATTTATGAAACAGTAAATCGTTCCACTCGGTTAGCCAAACAAGGGGATTTAGACACCCTAGAATTGCAACCTGAAACGAAGGTTAAACCCGATCTCTTTCAAAAATCTTCTGAACAGGAATTTTATCAAGCTTTAGTACAGTTAGTTCCTAAAACACAAGCCTCTCAAGCCACAAGAAATTATCGTCAATTAGTGGAAGCTTTGAGCGAAATTACTCCAACCGTTAGCAGCTTTTTTGACGGCCCAGAAAGTGTTTTAGTGATGGATGATGATCCAAATATTCAACGTAATCGTTTGAATTTATTAGGATTATTAAGAAATCATGCTCGTGTTTTAGCGGATTTTGGGGCAATTGTTAAAAGTTAA
- a CDS encoding Uma2 family endonuclease encodes MSITAEQLEALMPDGSQVESEYTEMESTLHYLQLALLVSCLDWLWRDRTDYFIGANLTIYFSRQQLRNRDFRGPDFFLVRNTSKLPRKSWVVWEEEGKYPDLIIELLSNSTAETDKTTKKSLYQNQFRTQEYFWFSPDDLELTGFKLVGNEYEGIIPNQQGLLASEVLGLFLGIYQEKLRYFTQEGNIVSTPEEAALEAENRAEEAQNRAEEAENRAEEAQNRAEGLAEQLRSLGIEPMA; translated from the coding sequence ATGTCAATTACCGCCGAACAATTAGAGGCATTAATGCCCGATGGGAGTCAGGTTGAAAGTGAGTATACTGAAATGGAAAGTACGTTACATTATCTCCAATTAGCGTTATTAGTGTCTTGTTTAGATTGGTTATGGAGAGACAGAACAGACTATTTTATTGGCGCAAATTTAACGATTTATTTTAGTCGTCAACAACTGAGAAATCGAGACTTTCGCGGGCCGGATTTTTTCTTAGTGAGAAATACTTCTAAACTTCCGAGAAAATCTTGGGTGGTTTGGGAAGAAGAAGGGAAATATCCCGATTTAATTATTGAACTTCTCTCCAACTCAACGGCGGAAACCGATAAAACCACTAAAAAGAGTTTATATCAAAATCAATTCAGAACTCAGGAATATTTCTGGTTTTCTCCCGATGATTTAGAACTAACAGGTTTTAAATTAGTCGGAAATGAATATGAAGGAATTATTCCTAATCAACAAGGATTATTAGCAAGTGAAGTCTTAGGATTATTCCTGGGAATTTATCAGGAAAAACTGCGATATTTTACCCAAGAAGGTAATATTGTTTCGACTCCTGAAGAAGCTGCATTAGAAGCTGAAAATCGTGCTGAAGAAGCGCAAAATCGTGCTGAAGAAGCTGAAAATCGTGCTGAAGAAGCGCAAAATCGTGCTGAAGGTTTAGCCGAACAATTACGATCTTTAGGCATTGAACCTATGGCATAA
- the cutA gene encoding divalent-cation tolerance protein CutA: MRTDYAVVLVTASSRLEAEKIAKALVEKQLAACVSLTPIHSIYTWKSEVCQEDEWQLMIKTDLRQFEQLETQIKQLHSYEVPEIIALPIIKGSADYLNWISEQIQKY; the protein is encoded by the coding sequence ATGAGAACAGATTATGCAGTAGTGCTGGTTACAGCAAGTTCTAGGTTAGAAGCGGAAAAAATAGCTAAAGCATTAGTTGAAAAACAACTGGCAGCTTGTGTTAGCTTAACACCGATTCATTCGATTTATACTTGGAAATCAGAAGTCTGTCAGGAGGATGAATGGCAATTAATGATCAAAACAGATCTCAGACAGTTTGAGCAGTTAGAAACACAAATTAAACAACTTCACTCTTACGAAGTCCCTGAAATTATTGCCTTACCGATTATTAAAGGCTCGGCGGATTATTTAAACTGGATTTCTGAACAAATTCAGAAGTATTAA
- a CDS encoding Uma2 family endonuclease — translation MSITAEQLEALMPDGSQVESEYTEMESTLHYLQLALLVSCLDWLWRDRTDYFIGANLTIYFSRQQLRNRDFRGPDFFLVKNTSKSPRKSWVVWEEEGKYPDLIIELLSNSTAETDKTTKKNLYQDHFRTQEYFWFSPDDLELVGFKLVGQEYEEIIPNDAGLLESEVLGLFLGIYQEKLRYFTPEGDIVPTPEEAALQAQNRANEAQNRAERLAEQLRSLGIEPME, via the coding sequence ATGTCAATAACCGCAGAACAATTAGAGGCATTAATGCCCGATGGGAGTCAGGTTGAAAGTGAGTATACTGAAATGGAAAGTACGTTACATTATCTCCAATTAGCGTTATTAGTGTCTTGTTTAGATTGGTTATGGAGAGACAGAACAGACTATTTTATTGGCGCAAATTTAACGATTTATTTTAGTCGTCAACAACTGAGAAATCGAGACTTTCGCGGGCCGGATTTTTTCTTGGTGAAAAATACTTCTAAAAGTCCGAGAAAATCTTGGGTAGTTTGGGAAGAAGAAGGGAAATATCCCGATTTAATTATTGAATTGCTTTCCAACTCGACGGCGGAAACCGATAAAACGACTAAAAAGAATTTATATCAAGATCACTTTAGAACCCAGGAATATTTTTGGTTTTCTCCCGATGATTTAGAATTAGTGGGTTTTAAATTAGTGGGACAGGAATATGAAGAAATTATTCCGAATGATGCCGGATTATTAGAAAGTGAAGTGTTAGGATTATTCCTAGGAATTTATCAAGAAAAACTACGGTATTTTACCCCAGAAGGTGATATTGTTCCGACACCAGAAGAAGCAGCATTACAAGCGCAAAATCGGGCTAATGAAGCGCAAAATCGGGCTGAACGTTTGGCTGAACAATTAAGGTCTTTGGGAATAGAACCTATGGAATAA
- a CDS encoding APC family permease produces the protein MTSFNNPPPPNSTSDFPKKSSASQGQITLLTAICLVVANMIGTGVFTSLGFQVIDIQSGFAILFLWLIGGIFALSGALCYGELGAAMPRSGGEYHYLSKIYHPLIGFLSGWVSVTVGFAAPIAAAAMAFGKYISSVFPSLNYPTAIALIAVILVSLIHIQTLKFGSLFQQGFTILKVVLIIVFILFGLGLATPQPIQFLPNINDISVIFSSSFAISLVYVTYSYSGWNAAVYLASELKEPEKNLPRSLLIGTLIVTLLYLLLNFVFLYTTPINQLAGQLEIGYIAAQQIFGNFGAKLMGLLIGFGLISSISSMVLAGPRVTQVIGEDIPLFQILSRKNKHGIPAYALYLQLAIVIILIITASFEAVITYLGFTLTLCSFITVLGVFIYRFRSPDAPRPYKTWGYPITPIIFLGISLWMLIFVFQDKPLESLAGLGTIALGLPFYFIGVHKKLV, from the coding sequence ATGACTTCATTTAACAATCCCCCCCCTCCTAATTCTACCTCGGATTTCCCTAAAAAATCCTCTGCATCCCAGGGTCAAATCACATTATTAACAGCAATTTGTCTTGTCGTTGCTAATATGATTGGGACGGGTGTATTTACCAGTTTAGGGTTTCAAGTCATCGATATTCAATCGGGTTTTGCGATTTTATTTTTGTGGTTAATTGGCGGTATTTTTGCCCTTTCTGGTGCTCTTTGTTATGGGGAATTAGGGGCTGCTATGCCCCGTTCTGGCGGTGAATATCATTATCTTTCTAAAATTTATCATCCTCTGATTGGTTTTCTCTCAGGATGGGTTTCTGTCACCGTAGGTTTTGCCGCTCCCATTGCCGCCGCAGCGATGGCATTTGGCAAATATATATCGAGTGTATTTCCTAGTTTAAATTATCCCACAGCGATCGCCTTAATAGCCGTAATCTTAGTCTCTCTAATTCACATCCAAACCCTCAAATTTGGGAGCTTATTTCAGCAAGGATTTACCATTTTAAAAGTTGTCCTCATTATTGTGTTTATTCTCTTTGGTTTAGGCTTGGCTACTCCTCAACCAATTCAATTTTTACCTAATATTAATGATATTTCGGTTATTTTTAGTTCCTCCTTTGCTATTTCTTTAGTCTATGTGACCTATTCCTATTCCGGTTGGAATGCAGCCGTTTATTTAGCTAGTGAACTAAAAGAACCAGAGAAAAATTTACCGCGATCGCTCTTAATTGGAACCTTAATTGTCACCCTTTTATATCTCCTCCTCAATTTTGTTTTTCTCTATACAACACCCATCAATCAATTAGCCGGACAATTAGAAATTGGTTATATTGCAGCCCAGCAAATTTTCGGTAACTTCGGGGCAAAATTAATGGGATTATTAATCGGATTTGGTTTAATTTCTTCGATCAGTTCAATGGTATTAGCAGGGCCAAGAGTCACCCAAGTCATCGGCGAAGATATTCCTTTGTTTCAAATTTTATCTCGAAAAAATAAACATGGAATTCCTGCTTATGCCCTATATTTACAATTGGCTATTGTGATTATTTTAATCATCACAGCCAGCTTTGAAGCCGTAATTACCTATTTAGGATTTACCTTAACCCTCTGTTCCTTTATCACAGTTTTGGGCGTTTTTATCTATCGTTTTCGCAGTCCTGATGCTCCTCGTCCCTACAAAACTTGGGGATATCCAATCACCCCAATAATTTTTTTAGGAATCAGCCTTTGGATGCTAATATTTGTTTTTCAGGATAAACCCTTAGAATCCTTAGCTGGCTTAGGAACAATTGCCTTGGGTTTACCCTTCTATTTTATCGGTGTTCACAAGAAATTGGTGTGA
- the murD gene encoding UDP-N-acetylmuramoyl-L-alanine--D-glutamate ligase, whose protein sequence is MLKAHIIGLGKSGNAAARLLKLQGWDVILSDRNNSPHLEPQKQQLESEGIEVHLGHNFQPDDSLDLIVVSPGVPWDIPGLKTARNLGIETIGEMELAWRNLRDLPWVCITGTNGKTTTTALTAAIFQAAGLNAPACGNIGHAACELALQEYQGIEKPLDWIIAEVSSYQIESSSTLTPRIAVWTTFTPDHLNRHYTLERYYDIKAKLLYQSQQQVINGDDLYLKETAHQRWLSACWTSVLGQEKLVANPELGFYIENNWVMQNGEKIVQADALKMVGSHNKQNLLMAVATAKLAGIESEAICNAISTFPGVAHRLEQIMNWQGIDWINDSKATNYDAAEVGLAAVDSPVILIAGGEAKKGDDTTWIHRIKEKAVSVLLIGDAAEAFSQRLKAENYSNFEIVETMEKAIKRSAEIAPKLGAKVVLLSPACASFDQYQSFEHRGEDFRQLCLELKG, encoded by the coding sequence ATGCTCAAAGCTCATATCATCGGTTTAGGAAAATCTGGAAATGCCGCAGCACGGTTATTAAAATTGCAAGGATGGGATGTTATTTTAAGCGATCGCAATAATTCCCCACATTTAGAACCGCAAAAACAACAATTAGAAAGTGAAGGAATAGAAGTTCATTTAGGACACAATTTTCAACCGGATGATTCCTTAGATTTAATCGTTGTTAGTCCTGGGGTTCCTTGGGATATTCCAGGGTTAAAAACAGCCCGAAATTTAGGCATAGAAACCATTGGAGAAATGGAATTAGCTTGGCGAAATCTGCGAGATTTGCCTTGGGTTTGTATTACGGGAACGAATGGTAAAACCACAACAACAGCCCTAACTGCTGCGATATTTCAAGCCGCAGGTTTAAACGCTCCAGCTTGTGGAAATATTGGTCATGCTGCTTGTGAATTAGCCTTACAAGAATATCAAGGAATTGAAAAACCCTTAGATTGGATTATTGCAGAAGTGAGTAGTTATCAAATTGAATCCTCCTCAACTTTAACCCCTAGAATTGCTGTTTGGACAACTTTTACACCGGATCATTTGAATCGTCATTACACATTAGAAAGGTATTATGATATTAAAGCTAAATTATTATATCAATCGCAACAACAAGTGATTAATGGCGATGATCTTTATTTAAAAGAAACTGCTCATCAACGCTGGCTTTCTGCCTGTTGGACAAGTGTTTTAGGACAAGAAAAATTAGTAGCAAATCCTGAACTAGGGTTTTATATTGAGAACAATTGGGTGATGCAAAATGGAGAGAAAATTGTTCAAGCAGATGCCTTAAAAATGGTCGGAAGTCATAACAAACAAAACCTATTAATGGCTGTAGCTACTGCTAAATTAGCTGGAATAGAATCGGAAGCAATTTGTAATGCAATTTCTACATTTCCAGGGGTTGCCCATCGTTTAGAACAGATTATGAATTGGCAAGGAATTGACTGGATTAATGATAGTAAAGCCACAAATTATGACGCAGCAGAAGTGGGATTAGCGGCAGTTGATTCTCCTGTAATTTTAATTGCAGGGGGAGAAGCAAAAAAAGGAGATGATACCACTTGGATTCATCGAATTAAAGAAAAAGCAGTCTCGGTTTTATTGATTGGAGATGCAGCCGAGGCATTTTCTCAACGGTTAAAAGCAGAGAATTACTCTAATTTTGAAATTGTTGAAACAATGGAAAAAGCCATTAAAAGGTCAGCAGAAATTGCTCCCAAATTAGGTGCAAAAGTTGTGTTATTATCTCCGGCTTGTGCTAGTTTTGATCAATATCAAAGTTTTGAACATCGGGGAGAAGATTTCCGCCAATTGTGTTTAGAATTGAAGGGTTGA
- a CDS encoding pentapeptide repeat-containing protein produces the protein MQVSQLLRQYEEGETNFTEVDLQGADLSGAILIGVNLSRANLTGANLSRAFLSRVKLNGACLHRANLSYAKMNEAKLGDANLSKANLSGTFLVKAKLPNANLSGAILTGANLRRATLPNANLCSANLQSANLRETNLTGVNFKWANLVAAKLSGANLFGVELSGANLQKAYMNGLKLSRVNLEGVNLSEAKLNGADLEDATLINANFSAAQMQGTRLTKADLTGANLERASLIWANLNWAKLPQADLRNADLREASLLGATLEDTQFQGAKLPQSLKLYLDLAITCSNLYQSHTQKCAIELRS, from the coding sequence ATGCAAGTGAGTCAACTCTTGAGGCAGTATGAGGAAGGGGAAACCAATTTTACAGAGGTAGACCTTCAGGGTGCAGACCTATCGGGTGCGATTTTGATTGGGGTTAACCTTTCCAGGGCCAACCTAACGGGAGCGAACTTAAGTCGGGCCTTCCTGAGTCGGGTCAAATTGAATGGTGCCTGTTTGCATCGGGCCAATCTCAGTTATGCCAAAATGAACGAGGCTAAATTAGGAGACGCTAACCTGAGTAAAGCCAATTTGAGTGGCACTTTTTTAGTAAAAGCTAAACTTCCTAATGCTAATTTAAGTGGTGCAATTCTGACCGGAGCTAATTTAAGACGCGCTACATTACCCAACGCCAATTTATGCTCGGCGAATTTACAATCAGCCAATTTAAGAGAAACAAATTTAACCGGAGTTAACTTTAAATGGGCGAATTTAGTAGCCGCAAAACTCAGTGGAGCTAATCTATTTGGGGTAGAATTAAGTGGAGCTAATTTGCAAAAAGCTTATATGAATGGTCTTAAATTAAGTCGAGTTAATCTTGAGGGTGTGAATCTAAGTGAAGCCAAACTCAATGGTGCAGATTTAGAGGATGCGACGTTAATTAATGCTAACTTCAGTGCAGCGCAAATGCAAGGAACTCGGTTAACAAAAGCGGATTTAACGGGAGCCAATTTAGAACGAGCGAGTCTGATATGGGCAAATTTAAACTGGGCAAAATTGCCCCAAGCTGACTTAAGAAATGCTGATTTAAGAGAGGCGTCTTTATTGGGAGCAACCCTGGAAGATACTCAGTTTCAAGGGGCAAAATTACCCCAATCTTTAAAACTTTATCTGGATTTAGCGATCACCTGTTCTAATTTATATCAATCTCATACTCAAAAGTGTGCAATTGAGTTAAGATCATGA